In Methanofastidiosum sp., the following proteins share a genomic window:
- the lysX gene encoding lysine biosynthesis protein LysX, which translates to MKIGMLYSRVRLDEKFLLEEFRNRGIEVERMDTRCAIFNITDFEKMDYDVVLEREISHLKALYSLKVLNEMGVKTVNTYQTANTCGDKVLTTLALTKHKVPSPITYIAFTPEEAIQAIEKIGYPAVLKPATGSWGRLLSKVNDKETAESILEHKVVLGSYHHSVFYIQEYINKPERDIRAFVVGDEVIGAIYRNSPHWITNTARGGVASNCPLTDEISEICLKAAEAVGGGVVAIDLLEDRGKLLVNEVNYTMEFKNSIAPTGVNIPGKVVDYVIEVAKR; encoded by the coding sequence ATGAAAATAGGAATGCTTTATTCGAGAGTCAGACTCGACGAGAAGTTTTTACTCGAAGAATTTAGGAATAGAGGGATTGAAGTAGAAAGAATGGATACGAGATGTGCAATATTCAATATAACAGATTTCGAAAAAATGGATTATGATGTAGTACTGGAAAGGGAAATAAGTCATCTTAAAGCTCTTTACTCTCTTAAGGTATTAAATGAAATGGGAGTCAAAACAGTCAATACTTACCAAACTGCTAATACTTGTGGAGATAAAGTTTTAACAACTTTAGCTTTGACAAAACATAAAGTTCCTTCCCCTATAACATACATTGCTTTTACCCCTGAGGAGGCTATTCAGGCTATTGAAAAGATTGGATATCCTGCAGTATTAAAGCCAGCAACTGGTTCTTGGGGAAGACTTCTTTCAAAAGTAAATGACAAGGAAACTGCAGAAAGTATACTTGAACACAAAGTCGTACTTGGGTCATATCATCACTCGGTGTTTTATATCCAAGAATACATTAACAAACCTGAGAGGGATATTAGGGCATTTGTTGTTGGAGACGAAGTAATTGGAGCTATTTACAGAAACTCTCCACACTGGATAACAAATACAGCCCGAGGTGGAGTTGCCTCTAATTGCCCGTTGACAGATGAAATATCAGAAATTTGCCTTAAAGCCGCAGAAGCTGTTGGTGGCGGAGTAGTTGCAATTGATCTATTGGAAGACAGAGGAAAGCTTTTAGTAAATGAAGTCAATTATACTATGGAGTTTAAGAATAGTATTGCACCAACAGGTGTTAATATACCAGGTAAAGTAGTTGATTATGTTATTGAAGTAGCAAAGAGGTAA
- a CDS encoding isocitrate/isopropylmalate dehydrogenase family protein: protein MGYKICVIRGDGIGNDVIDAGLKLLSHVNLDFDYSYAEAGYDCYLKNGTSIPQKTIEACRDADATFFGAVSSPPDIPDYKSAIVTLRKELDLFVNVRPIKSLPVEISRPNIDIVMMRENTEGMYKGIEREENGVAIAERHISEKASRRLAEFTYKYARENNRKKVTVVHKANVLRKTCGLFRRTVLSVSENFPDIETEEVIVDAMAMRLIKEAERFDVVVTTNLFGDILSDEASQLVGGLGIAPSGNIGEKKGLFEPVHGSAPKYAGKDIANPTATFLSAAMMLDFLGEKKEGDRIRNSIFKTFAEGKRTKDLGGNLGTLAFTEAVINNLE, encoded by the coding sequence ATGGGATATAAAATATGCGTTATCAGAGGAGACGGTATAGGAAACGATGTAATTGATGCAGGATTAAAGTTACTTTCACATGTTAATCTTGATTTTGATTACTCTTATGCAGAGGCAGGTTACGACTGCTATCTAAAAAATGGAACTTCTATTCCACAGAAAACAATTGAAGCCTGCAGAGATGCAGATGCGACATTTTTTGGGGCTGTTTCATCACCCCCGGACATACCTGACTATAAGAGTGCAATTGTTACCTTAAGAAAAGAGCTTGATCTTTTTGTAAATGTAAGGCCAATAAAAAGCCTCCCAGTTGAAATTTCAAGACCAAATATCGATATAGTCATGATGAGAGAAAACACCGAAGGTATGTATAAGGGGATTGAAAGAGAGGAGAACGGAGTTGCAATAGCAGAAAGACACATTTCAGAGAAGGCATCAAGAAGACTTGCCGAGTTTACTTACAAATATGCAAGAGAGAATAACAGAAAAAAAGTTACTGTGGTCCACAAGGCAAATGTCTTAAGAAAGACGTGTGGACTTTTCAGAAGAACTGTGCTATCAGTTTCAGAAAATTTCCCCGACATAGAAACAGAAGAAGTTATAGTAGATGCAATGGCAATGAGATTAATCAAAGAAGCAGAAAGATTTGATGTTGTTGTCACAACTAATTTATTTGGGGATATATTATCTGATGAGGCATCTCAGCTTGTCGGTGGTCTTGGCATAGCACCTTCGGGAAATATAGGCGAGAAAAAAGGACTATTTGAACCAGTCCATGGCTCAGCACCAAAGTATGCAGGAAAAGATATTGCAAATCCAACAGCAACTTTTCTTTCAGCTGCAATGATGCTAGACTTTCTTGGAGAAAAGAAAGAAGGAGACAGAATACGAAATAGTATTTTCAAAACATTTGCTGAAGGTAAGAGAACAAAAGATTTGGGTGGAAATCTTGGAACTCTGGCTTTTACTGAGGCAGTAATCAATAATTTGGAGTGA
- a CDS encoding 3-isopropylmalate dehydratase small subunit, which yields MGKIFRFDDDVNTDEIIPGRYNVTTDPKALAEHCFFEVRPDFSKTVKAGDFIVAGENFGCGSSREHAPIAIKASGVKAVIAKSFARIFYRNCINIGLPIMISDELYDLVQDGEEIEVNLKEGRIKILKTGKEVRSQGFPEFILKIIDAGGIVNFLKNHDIGELEDGI from the coding sequence GTGGGGAAAATATTCAGATTCGATGATGATGTAAATACTGACGAAATAATACCAGGCAGATACAACGTAACAACAGATCCAAAAGCACTTGCTGAGCACTGCTTTTTCGAGGTAAGACCAGATTTTTCAAAGACTGTAAAGGCTGGAGATTTCATAGTTGCAGGCGAAAACTTTGGATGTGGCTCATCAAGAGAGCATGCACCAATTGCAATAAAGGCTTCTGGTGTAAAGGCAGTAATTGCAAAAAGCTTTGCAAGGATATTTTACAGAAACTGTATCAATATAGGCCTTCCAATTATGATTTCAGATGAACTATATGATCTTGTCCAGGATGGAGAAGAGATTGAAGTCAACTTAAAGGAAGGACGAATCAAAATTCTAAAAACTGGCAAAGAGGTCAGATCACAGGGATTTCCAGAATTTATTCTGAAAATTATTGATGCCGGCGGAATTGTCAATTTCTTAAAAAATCATGACATAGGTGAGCTAGAAGATGGGATATAA
- a CDS encoding 3-isopropylmalate dehydratase large subunit: protein MGTVAEEIFSKKLSRDVSAGEIVLVDIDVTMSHDNTTPLAIKALRNTGKPLYDKNRIVVIFDHVQPPASVESATLQKEVLEFIKKEGIKNFFREGICHQVLVEKGFVIPGRVIIGGDSHTCTYGALGAFGTGVGSTDIGVSYATGKNWFRVPETFYFDVKGSFAKGVYPKDLILKIIGKVGARGATYKACEFGGETIENMALGDRLTLTNMAIEMGGKTGLIKTDKVTENFLKSRGYPYTEIVPKDPNYEKVFEFDVDDLTPQLAVSPRVDNVYPVEKYAGTEVDEVFIGTCTNGRIDDLEIAARMLKGKKLSPLLKTIIVPASNEIYFEAMNRGYIKIFMDAGAMVCNPGCGPCIGRHQGVIAPGDRALTTMNRNFIGRMGSDKGEIIIASPATAAATALTGKITDPREVM, encoded by the coding sequence ATGGGAACAGTTGCTGAAGAGATTTTTTCTAAGAAACTTTCTAGAGATGTATCTGCTGGAGAAATTGTTTTGGTCGATATAGATGTAACAATGAGTCATGACAACACGACACCGCTTGCAATCAAAGCATTGAGAAATACAGGCAAGCCATTGTATGATAAGAACAGGATTGTTGTTATCTTTGACCATGTCCAGCCACCGGCATCAGTTGAAAGTGCCACATTACAGAAAGAAGTATTGGAATTCATAAAAAAAGAAGGCATAAAGAACTTCTTTAGAGAAGGGATTTGCCACCAGGTTCTTGTTGAGAAAGGATTTGTCATACCGGGTAGAGTGATTATTGGCGGGGATTCACATACATGTACTTACGGAGCTCTTGGAGCCTTTGGAACAGGAGTAGGATCGACAGATATTGGTGTTTCTTACGCTACTGGGAAGAACTGGTTTAGAGTTCCTGAAACATTTTACTTTGATGTTAAGGGGTCATTTGCTAAGGGAGTGTATCCAAAAGATTTGATCTTAAAAATTATAGGGAAAGTTGGCGCTAGGGGTGCTACTTACAAGGCATGCGAGTTTGGTGGAGAAACAATTGAGAATATGGCATTAGGGGATAGACTTACCCTCACTAACATGGCAATCGAAATGGGGGGGAAGACAGGCTTAATAAAAACAGACAAAGTAACAGAGAACTTTCTAAAGTCAAGAGGGTACCCATATACAGAAATTGTTCCAAAAGATCCAAATTATGAGAAGGTCTTTGAATTTGATGTTGATGACCTAACACCTCAGCTAGCTGTTTCACCAAGGGTGGACAATGTTTATCCTGTTGAAAAGTATGCAGGAACAGAAGTTGATGAGGTATTCATAGGAACATGCACTAATGGCAGAATAGATGATCTTGAAATAGCTGCAAGGATGCTTAAAGGAAAGAAGTTAAGCCCGCTTCTTAAAACTATTATTGTTCCAGCTTCAAATGAGATATACTTTGAGGCAATGAATAGAGGGTACATAAAAATATTCATGGATGCAGGGGCAATGGTTTGTAATCCTGGGTGCGGACCGTGCATAGGAAGGCATCAAGGCGTAATTGCGCCAGGAGATCGGGCCTTGACAACAATGAATAGGAATTTCATAGGAAGAATGGGTTCAGACAAAGGTGAAATTATAATAGCCTCTCCCGCAACAGCTGCAGCAACTGCACTTACAGGAAAGATCACAGATCCAAGAGAGGTGATGTAG
- the lysS gene encoding homocitrate synthase: MVKILDTTLREGEQTAGVSFTINEKMALAKMLDDFGVDMIEVGHPNVSPKIEEFIRKVVKEDLKAEIVGHVRAVKGDVEMAVDCEVDRVAIFLATSNVHLKDKLKMSKEVAIEKVVDCVQYAKDHGLKVRYTPEDATRTDFDYLIEICNAAIDAGADRISVADTVGVMQPHIFYDLVTTIKKNLKPVGIDVHCHNDFGLAVANAMAGVRAGADCVHTTVNGIGERTGIVDLSNFVVATHILDNENLKYDLKMLKQISAYVEKITGIYVYPLMPIMGDNAFTHKSGVHTDGVLKNPTTYEPFSPEMIGKERKIIVDKFAGKRAVMSKLNQYGIEANDEDLLKIIHEIKKVGDERKIVHETDILDIAEKVLGVKAVTIPTGVDAVLFLRLEAHIYTTSISRKIKNMKGVEKLYEMSGDEDISIYASLKNVAELNNLIEDIRSIPGVLATSTRVVLKKYGEVNGNSC; encoded by the coding sequence ATGGTCAAAATATTGGACACAACTTTAAGAGAAGGCGAGCAGACCGCAGGTGTTTCTTTTACTATCAATGAAAAGATGGCACTTGCTAAGATGCTTGATGATTTTGGGGTCGACATGATAGAGGTCGGCCATCCAAACGTTTCTCCAAAGATTGAAGAATTTATCAGAAAGGTTGTGAAAGAGGATCTCAAGGCAGAAATAGTAGGACATGTTAGGGCTGTCAAGGGAGACGTAGAAATGGCTGTTGACTGTGAAGTTGACAGAGTTGCAATATTTCTTGCAACTTCTAATGTTCATCTTAAAGATAAATTAAAGATGTCCAAGGAAGTAGCAATAGAAAAAGTAGTAGATTGTGTCCAATATGCAAAAGACCACGGACTTAAAGTCAGGTACACACCCGAAGATGCGACAAGAACAGATTTCGATTATCTTATTGAAATCTGTAATGCTGCAATTGATGCTGGGGCTGACAGAATAAGTGTCGCAGATACCGTTGGGGTTATGCAACCCCACATTTTTTATGATCTTGTAACGACTATTAAGAAAAATCTAAAACCTGTTGGAATTGATGTACACTGCCATAATGACTTTGGTCTTGCAGTTGCCAATGCTATGGCGGGTGTTAGAGCGGGGGCAGATTGTGTTCACACTACCGTGAATGGTATAGGGGAAAGAACAGGCATAGTAGATTTATCAAACTTTGTAGTGGCCACTCATATTTTGGATAATGAAAACTTAAAATATGATCTTAAGATGTTAAAACAGATCTCTGCATATGTGGAAAAAATAACTGGGATATATGTTTATCCTTTAATGCCCATCATGGGTGATAACGCCTTCACACATAAGAGTGGGGTCCACACAGATGGAGTTCTAAAAAATCCAACTACTTACGAACCTTTCTCGCCAGAGATGATTGGTAAGGAGAGGAAAATAATTGTAGATAAGTTTGCTGGCAAAAGGGCCGTTATGTCAAAGTTAAATCAATATGGTATTGAGGCCAACGATGAAGATTTGCTAAAAATAATTCATGAGATTAAGAAGGTAGGGGACGAAAGAAAGATTGTACACGAAACAGATATCCTAGACATTGCCGAAAAGGTGCTTGGCGTTAAAGCTGTAACTATCCCAACTGGAGTTGATGCTGTTTTATTCCTAAGGCTTGAGGCCCACATATACACAACATCGATATCCAGAAAGATAAAGAACATGAAGGGTGTTGAAAAGCTCTACGAAATGTCTGGAGACGAAGATATCTCAATCTATGCATCATTAAAAAATGTTGCAGAACTCAATAACTTGATAGAAGATATAAGAAGTATTCCTGGAGTTCTTGCAACAAGTACAAGAGTAGTTCTAAAGAAATATGGTGAGGTTAATGGGAACAGTTGCTGA
- the lysW gene encoding lysine biosynthesis protein LysW yields MGECPECSCVIEIENPEVGDIVECSECGIELEIISLDPLVLAVAPEEEEDWGE; encoded by the coding sequence ATGGGAGAATGTCCAGAATGTAGTTGCGTTATTGAAATAGAAAATCCAGAAGTAGGGGACATCGTAGAGTGCTCTGAGTGCGGAATAGAGCTTGAAATAATAAGCCTTGACCCACTAGTACTAGCAGTTGCCCCTGAAGAAGAAGAGGATTGGGGAGAATAA
- a CDS encoding Lrp/AsnC family transcriptional regulator, producing the protein MDELDIQILSILEENSRMKNTEIAKRLSVSEGSIRRRIDNLIETGIIKNFTVEVSTNFGFISLVLLNTHTQESTDEIVKQIMKIEGVKRVYETTGEWDVVAYVLCNSPKEFNMIIENIRKLKGVNKSTSLTVLNVL; encoded by the coding sequence ATGGATGAACTGGATATACAAATTTTATCGATTTTAGAAGAAAACTCTAGGATGAAGAACACTGAGATAGCAAAACGGCTCTCCGTTTCTGAAGGATCTATCCGAAGGAGGATTGATAACCTTATCGAAACAGGTATTATAAAAAACTTCACAGTTGAAGTCTCTACAAATTTTGGATTTATTTCATTGGTACTCTTAAATACACATACTCAAGAATCAACAGATGAGATTGTAAAACAGATCATGAAAATTGAGGGAGTAAAAAGAGTATACGAAACAACAGGTGAATGGGATGTAGTTGCCTATGTTTTATGCAATTCACCAAAAGAGTTTAATATGATAATAGAGAATATCAGAAAGCTTAAAGGCGTCAATAAATCAACTAGCCTTACAGTGTTGAATGTATTGTAG